The following are encoded together in the Citrus sinensis cultivar Valencia sweet orange chromosome 1, DVS_A1.0, whole genome shotgun sequence genome:
- the LOC102617912 gene encoding protein NRT1/ PTR FAMILY 5.2-like isoform X1 produces MGGEEGNIDDYTQDGTVDLKGNPVRRSQRGGWRACSFVVVYEVFERMAYYGISSNLVLYLTNKLHQGTVKSANNVTNWVGTIWVTPIVGAYVADAHLGRYWTFAIASCIYLMGMIVLTLSVSLPGLKPPTCKDINSQDCKKASTLQLGIFFAALYTLAVGTGGTKPNISTIGADQFDEFEPKEKAHKLSFFNWWMFSIFFGTLFANTVLVYIQDNVGWTLGYGLPTLGLAISIAIFFAGTPFYRHKKPTGSPFTRMAKVIVAAIRKWNVPLPTDPKELYELDLEDYAQKGKYRIDSTQNLRFFNKAAVKTTSTNPWMLCSVTQVEETKQMLAMIPILVATFVPSTMLAQINTLFVKQGTTLDRAIGSSFKIPPASLTGFVTLSMLICVVLYDRYFVKITRRWTKNPRGITLLQRMGIGLVIHIIIMVIASFTERYRLSVAKDHGIVEKGQQVPLTIFVLLPQFVLMGTADAFLEVAKIEFFYDQAPESMKSLGTSYSMTTLGVGNFLSTFLLSTVSDITKRHGHKGWILNNLNVSHLDYYYAFFAILNVLNFVFFLVVAKFYVYKAEVSDSMEVLTEELKVMRLRASAQKATMAG; encoded by the exons atggGTGGTGAAGAAGGAAATATAGATGATTATACACAAGATGGCACTGTGGACCTCAAAGGCAACCCTGTTCGCAGATCCCAGCGTGGTGGATGGAGAGCCTGCTCCTTTGTTGTTG TATATGAGGTGTTTGAACGTATGGCCTATTATGGGATATCGTCAAATTTGGTGCTGTATTTGACAAACAAGCTGCATCAGGGCACTGTGAAGTCGGCTAACAACGTCACCAACTGGGTTGGCACCATTTGGGTCACTCCCATTGTGGGCGCTTATGTTGCCGATGCCCATCTCGGCCGCTACTGGACCTTCGCCATCGCTTCTTGTATTTACCTCATG GGGATGATTGTACTAACGCTATCAGTGTCATTACCTGGGTTGAAACCTCCTACGTGCAAAGATATTAACAGTCAAGACTGTAAGAAGGCTTCAACATTACAATTAGGGATCTTCTTTGCTGCACTCTACACACTGGCTGTGGGAACTGGAGGAACCAAGCCCAACATCTCGACGATAGGAGCGGACCAATTTGATGAATTTGAGCCCAAGGAGAAGGCCCATAAGCTCTCCTTCTTCAACTGGTGGATGTTTAGCATCTTCTTTGGGACACTCTTTGCCAATACAGTGCTTGTCTACATACAAGACAATGTGGGCTGGACCTTGGGTTATGGGCTTCCGACACTCGGTCTTGCGATATCCATTGCGATTTTCTTTGCTGGCACACCCTTCTACAGGCACAAGAAGCCCACAGGAAGCCCATTCACAAGGATGGCAAAGGTCATTGTTGCTGCCATAAGAAAATGGAATGTGCCTCTGCCTACTGACCCTAAAGAACTTTATGAACTTGACTTGGAAGATTATGCACAAAAAGGGAAGTACAGGATCGACTCCACCCAAAATTTGAG GTTCTTTAACAAAGCTGCAGTCAAAACAACTTCAACAAATCCATGGATGTTATGCTCAGTGACTCAAGTAGAGGAAACCAAGCAAATGTTAGCAATGATCCCAATCTTGGTTGCCACGTTTGTTCCCAGCACAATGCTTGCTCAAATCAACACCCTTTTTGTAAAGCAAGGCACTACCCTTGATAGAGCTATTGGTAGCAGCTTCAAGATCCCCCCTGCAAGTTTAACAGGATTTGTAACCTTATCAATGCTTATTTGTGTCGTCTTATATGACCGATACTTTGTCAAGATTACGCGAAGGTGGACTAAGAATCCTAGAGGGATCACGCTTCTTCAAAGAATGGGAATTGGCCTAGTcattcatattataattatggtTATTGCTTCTTTTACCGAGAGATATAGACTAAGTGTGGCCAAGGACCATGGTATAGTTGAAAAAGGACAGCAGGTTCCTTTAACGATATTCGTTTTGCTTCCTCAATTTGTGCTTATGGGAACAGCTGATGCATTCTTGGAGGTAGCGAAGATTGAGTTCTTTTATGATCAGGCACCAGAGAGCATGAAGAGTCTTGgaacttcttattcaatgaCTACTTTAGGAGTTGGAAATTTCCTTAGTACCTTTCTGCTTTCAACGGTTTCTGACATAACCAAAAGGCATGGGCACAAAGGATGGATTCTAAACAACCTTAATGTTTCTCATTTGGACTATTACTATGCCTTTTTCGCTATATTGAATGTCTTGaactttgttttcttcttggttgtgGCAAAGTTCTATGTGTACAAGGCTGAAGTTTCAGATTCAATGGAGGTGCTCACTGAAGAACTGAAGGTGATGAGATTAAGGGCATCTGCACAAAAAGCGACTATGGCTGGTTGA